One segment of Meriones unguiculatus strain TT.TT164.6M chromosome 3, Bangor_MerUng_6.1, whole genome shotgun sequence DNA contains the following:
- the Neurod6 gene encoding neurogenic differentiation factor 6: MLTLPFDESVVMPESQMCRKFARQCEDQKQIKKPESFPKQVVLRGKSIKRAPGEETEKEEEEEDREEEDENGLPRRRGLRKKKTTKLRLERVKFRRQEANARERNRMHGLNDALDNLRKVVPCYSKTQKLSKIETLRLAKNYIWALSEILRIGKRPDLLTFVQNLCKGLSQPTTNLVAGCLQLNARSFLMGQGGEAAHHTRSPYSTFYPPYHSPELATPPGHGTLDNSKSMKPYNYCSAYESFYESTSPECASPQFEGPLSPPPINYNGIFSLKQEETLDYGKNYNYGMHYCAVPPRGPLGQGAMFRLPTDSHFPYDLHLRSQSLTMQDELNAVFHN; this comes from the coding sequence CCCAGATGTGCAGAAAGTTTGCTAGACAATGCGAGGACCAGAAACAAATTAAGAAACCAGAAAGCTTTCCAAAACAAGTTGTCCTTCGAGGAAAGAGCATCAAAAGGGCCCctggagaagagacagagaaagaggaggaggaggaagacagagaagaagaagatgaaaatgGCTTGCCTAGAAGGAGgggtctcaggaaaaaaaagaccACCAAACTACGATTGGAAAGGGTCAAGTTCAGGAGACAGGAAGCCAACGCACGTGAGAGGAACCGGATGCACGGCCTCAATGACGCGCTGGACAATTTGCGAAAAGTGGTCCCCTGTTACTCTAAAACCCAAAAACTGTCCAAAATAGAAACTTTACGGCTGGCCAAAAATTACATCTGGGCACTTTCTGAAATTCTGAGGATTGGCAAGAGACCAGATCTGCTCACGTTCGTCCAAAACTTATGCAAAGGTCTTTCCCAGCCAACTACAAACTTGGTGGCAGGCTGCTTACAGCTCAACGCCAGGAGTTTCCTGATGGGTCAGGGTGGGGAGGCTGCGCATCACACAAGGTCACCCTACTCCACATTCTACCCACCCTACCACAGCCCTGAGCTGGCCACTCCCCCAGGGCATGGGACTCTTGATAATTCCAAGTCCATGAAACCCTACAATTACTGCAGTGCGTACGAATCCTTCTATGAAAGTACTTCCCCTGAGTGTGCCAGCCCTCAGTTTGAAGGTCCCTTAAGTCCTCCCCCAATTAACTATAATGGGATATTTTCCCTGAAGCAAGAAGAAACCTTGGACTATGGCAAAAATTACAATTATGGCATGCATTACTGTGCAGTGCCACCCAGGGGTCCCCTTGGGCAGGGTGCCATGTTCAGGTTGCCCACCGACAGCCACTTCCCTTACGACTTACATCTGCGCAGCCAGTCTCTCACTATGCAAGACGAATTAAATGCAGTTTTTCATAATtaa